One Natronomonas gomsonensis genomic window, CCCGACGACGAAGACGACCATCACGCCGATACCGAGGACGTACGCCCGGCGGTAGTCGATGGCGCCGGCGGCCGTCGCGAGGATGCCGGCGAGCATGGCCACCCCGGCAAGCGTGAACAGCCACGGTTCGGGTTGGGACAGCGCCTGCTCGCCCGCGAAGTACTGTCCCAGCAGGCCGGCCCGTCCGAGGCGTGCCAACTCGGCGATGCCGACAACGAGGTGGATGACCGCGACGGCGCCGACGACCTGCAGCGTCCCGAAGCGGAGTTTTCGCGCGGTGGACTCCTCCATGTGGGGCCGTCGGGACTACGGGAGCAAGAGGGTGCCGGTCCGGAAAGCGACCCACTTCGTTGACTCCACCCGCGTGCGTGAGGCACGCGACACGTACGCGCTCATACGACCGCAGGCGCCTCCTAACGCGGTTTTATGGCTGTTACGACGAAAGGTTGAAACCCCGAGTCGGCGTACCCCGACGTACTCGTGGAACTCATCGTCACCGAAAAGGACAACGCCGCACGGCGTATCGCCGACATTCTCTCCGACGGCGGTGCGTCCGCCGAGCGCCGAAACGGCGTCAACGTCTACCGCTGGGGGGACAAGCGCTGTGTCGGCCTCTCGGGACACGTCGTCGGGGTCGACTTCCCCGCCGAGTACGCCGACTGGCGGGACGTCCAACCCGCGGAGTTGGTCGACGCCGACGTGGTCAAGACGCCGACACAGGAGAACATCGTCCGGACGCTACAGTCGCTGGCCGCCGAGTGCGACGAAGCGGTCATCGCCACCGACTACGACCGCGAGGGCGAACTCATCGGCAAGGAGGCCTACGAACTCATCGAGGAGGTCGCCGACGTGCCCATCTCCCGGGTCCGGTTCTCCTCGATTACCGAAAACGAGGTGAAAAGCGCCTTCGCCGACCCCGACGACCTCGATTTCGACCTCGCGGCCGCGGGGGAGGCCCGACAGGTCGTCGACCTGCTGTGGGGGGCCGCACTCACTCGATTCCTCTCGCTTTCGGCCAAGCAGTTGGGCGAGGACTTCATCTCGGTGGGCCGGGTGCAGTCGCCGACGCTGAAACTCATCGTCGACCGCGAACGCGAGATTCAGGCGTTCGACCCCGACGACTACTGGGAACTGTTCGCCGACCTCCTGAAGAGCGAGGAGCGCTTCGAGGCCCAGTACTTCTACAAGGAGGACGGCACCGAAAACGAGCGCGTCTGGGACGAAAGCGACGCCGAGGCGGCCTTCGAGCAACTGCAGGGGGCGCGGGAAGCCATCGTCGAGTCGGTCAACCGCCGCCGCCGCAGCGACGACCCGCCGGAGCCGTTCAACACCACTCAGTACATCCGTGCCGCCGGCTCTATCGGGCTGTCGGCACAGAAAGCGATGAGCGTCGCCGAAGAACTGTACACCGCCGGCTACATCACCTATCCCCGAACGGACAACACCGTCTACCCCGACGACCTCGACCCCTCTGACCTCCTAGAGTCGTTCGTCGGCCACCATCCCTTCTCGGAGGACGCCCAGTCGCTGCTCGATGCCGGCGACATCGAACCGACGGCGGGCGACGAGGAGACCACCGACCACCCACCAATCCATCCGACCGGAGAGATTCCCGGGAAGCAGGACCTCTCCGACGACGAGTGGGACGTGTACGAACTCGTCGTCCGGCGGTTCTTCGCCACCGTTGCCGACGCCGCCGAGTGGGAACACCTCAAGGTCGTCGCCGACGCCAACGGCTGTCTGCTGAAGGCCAACGGCAAGCGCCTCGTCGAGGCCGGCTACCACGAGGT contains:
- a CDS encoding DNA topoisomerase I, producing the protein MELIVTEKDNAARRIADILSDGGASAERRNGVNVYRWGDKRCVGLSGHVVGVDFPAEYADWRDVQPAELVDADVVKTPTQENIVRTLQSLAAECDEAVIATDYDREGELIGKEAYELIEEVADVPISRVRFSSITENEVKSAFADPDDLDFDLAAAGEARQVVDLLWGAALTRFLSLSAKQLGEDFISVGRVQSPTLKLIVDREREIQAFDPDDYWELFADLLKSEERFEAQYFYKEDGTENERVWDESDAEAAFEQLQGAREAIVESVNRRRRSDDPPEPFNTTQYIRAAGSIGLSAQKAMSVAEELYTAGYITYPRTDNTVYPDDLDPSDLLESFVGHHPFSEDAQSLLDAGDIEPTAGDEETTDHPPIHPTGEIPGKQDLSDDEWDVYELVVRRFFATVADAAEWEHLKVVADANGCLLKANGKRLVEAGYHEVYPYGSTSENYVPDVEEGEVLDIEDARIEAKQTQPPRRRGQSRLIETMEDLGLGTKATRHNTLQKLYDRGYIEGDPPRPTKLAMAVVEAAEEFADRIVDEEMTAQLEADMRAIAEGEKDYDEVTAESREMLATIFEELHDSREEIGEHLRESMKADRTLGPCPECGEDLLVRRSRRGSYFVGCDGFPECRYTLPLPSQGEPTVLDERCEEHDLRHVKMLAGRNTFVHGCPRCKAEEADEADDEIIGPCPECGEEHGGELAIKQLRSGSRLVGCTRYPECEYSLPLPRRGDIVVTDEQCEEHGLPHLHIVDGEDDDDPWELGCPICNYEEYQQRQAVSAVEDLDGIGEKTAAKLAEAGIESLDDLRDADAEAVAGEVQGVSADRVREWQAQANAGVAAD